The genomic DNA CAGGGCCCGCCCCAGGACTGGGGCGACGCCTGGAAGAAAGGGGCCTGAACATGTCCGCGGCGCAGGTCGTCCGCTCCGAGTGGACCAAGATCCGGTCGGTGGCGTCCACGGTGTGGACGCTCTCCCTCGCCGTGGTCGTCACCATCGCCCTCGGCATGCTGATCTCGGCCCTGGCCGGGAACGAGTTCGACAAGATGGACCCGCGGGACAGGCTCTCCTTCGACCCCACGTTCATCAGTTTCGCCGGGATGAGCCTCGGCCAGCTCGCGATGATCGTGTTCGGGGTGCTCGTCGTGTCGAACGAGTACAGCACGGGCATGATCCGCAGCTCGCTCGCCGCGGTCCCCCAGCGCGGCACGTTCCTGTTCAGCAAGATCGCGGTGGCGGCGGGACTCGCCCTCGTCGTCGGCATCGTCACCAGCTTCGCCGCGTTCTTCCTCGGGCAGGCGATGCTCGGCTCCCACCGGGCGTCGATCAGCGACACGGGAGTGCTGCGCGCGGTCATCGGCGGCGGCCTCTACATGACGCTCATCGCCATGTTCTCGATGGGTGTGGCCGCGATGCTGCGCTCGCCGATGCTGTCGCTGGGCATCCTGATGCCGTTCTTCTTCCTGATCTCCAACGTCCTG from Streptomyces avermitilis MA-4680 = NBRC 14893 includes the following:
- a CDS encoding ABC transporter permease translates to MSAAQVVRSEWTKIRSVASTVWTLSLAVVVTIALGMLISALAGNEFDKMDPRDRLSFDPTFISFAGMSLGQLAMIVFGVLVVSNEYSTGMIRSSLAAVPQRGTFLFSKIAVAAGLALVVGIVTSFAAFFLGQAMLGSHRASISDTGVLRAVIGGGLYMTLIAMFSMGVAAMLRSPMLSLGILMPFFFLISNVLGNVSATKKIGRFLPDQAGSKIMQVVTPLGDDTPYGPWGGLGIMVLWVVLALAGGYALLKRRDA